A window of Leeia aquatica genomic DNA:
GCGCCTTGCTCTGGCCCTTCTTGCTCTTGCCGTGGCTCAGCACCACCGCCAGTACCACGCTGAGGACGATCAGCAGTACACCACCGCCGATCAGGCCGATCATTAACCACTTTTTCTTCTTGTTGTCTGCCGCGGGGGCGGCGGCTTCTGCTGCTGGTTCAGACATGAGCATTCATCCTTGAGGGGCGCAACACCGCGCAATGCGTCTTAACTATAGCGCAGGAATGACGGCTTGCAGATGACGACATGGTCAGGTGGGATTGGTGCCACCCGTGGTATGTTGCAAGCGCGCCGACATGTAATCCACCAGCGCCAGTACCGCTTCACTGGCGCGGCTGCGGTCATAATGCAGGTGCACACGGATGTCCGGCAGCTTGGGCATGCGTTCCAGCGAGCCCAGCACATGCACCCCTTCCGGTACCGCGCTGCGTGCCAGCACCGTAACGCCCAGCCCGGCCAGCACCCCGGCCTTGATGCCGCCAAAACTCGGGCTGGTATAAGCGATGCGCCACGGACGGCCGATCTGCTCCAGCGTTTCCAGGATGCGCTGGCGGTAAACACAGCCCATCGGCGCCACAATCAAGGGCAGCGGGCTCTTGCTGTATACCGCATGCTGCGGGCTGCCGATCCACACCAGTGCCTCAGTCCAGCCTTCGTTGGTGGTTTTGACGTTGGAATTGGCGTGCAGGCCAAATACCAGGTCGTATTCCCCTTTCTCCAGCTTGGCCAGCAGATGGGTTGACAGTTCACAACCCACTTCCAGCATCACTTCCGGGTAACTTTGCGCAAAGCGTCCTAAAATATCCGGGAGGAAGGAGTCGGCAAACTCGTTGGGCACCCCCAGCCGCACCGCCCCGGAGAGGCTGGTCTTGTTGATGCGGGCCAGCAGTTCGTCGTTCAGGTTGAGCATGGGGCGCGCATAGCTGAGCAACACATGCCCTTCCTCGGAGAGCTGGAAGCTGCGACCGGAGCGCTGGAACAGCGGTACACCGACCAGCTCTTCCAGCCGCTTGACCTGCAGGCTGATGGCCGGTTGCGAGCGACCCAGCAGGTCTCCGGCGCTGGAGAATCCCCCTTCGTCGACAACCGTCACAAAGGTGCGCAGCAAATCAGTAGGCAGGTTTTTCATGCATTCCCGGCTTTGGATTAACAGGACTAATCAAACCATTATAACTATTGATTT
This region includes:
- a CDS encoding LysR substrate-binding domain-containing protein, translating into MKNLPTDLLRTFVTVVDEGGFSSAGDLLGRSQPAISLQVKRLEELVGVPLFQRSGRSFQLSEEGHVLLSYARPMLNLNDELLARINKTSLSGAVRLGVPNEFADSFLPDILGRFAQSYPEVMLEVGCELSTHLLAKLEKGEYDLVFGLHANSNVKTTNEGWTEALVWIGSPQHAVYSKSPLPLIVAPMGCVYRQRILETLEQIGRPWRIAYTSPSFGGIKAGVLAGLGVTVLARSAVPEGVHVLGSLERMPKLPDIRVHLHYDRSRASEAVLALVDYMSARLQHTTGGTNPT